A single genomic interval of Cucumis sativus cultivar 9930 chromosome 5, Cucumber_9930_V3, whole genome shotgun sequence harbors:
- the LOC101202858 gene encoding protein DEFECTIVE IN MERISTEM SILENCING 3: MFHPNNMQLAIRIPSSPAQDSPQNMQVDQSDKSLVVRNDMQNGSYPHAEYIFNYSKKLEEDLHMFGMKIKQHEDNIKFLKTQKNKLDESILDLQVILGKYHSSGTPVGENEVHSHSPNDEETREQIMQQEKSAASIICKLNAHHGIQAYNLMLTKDVLGIVARLGRVDDDNLSRLLSEYLGMETMLAIVCRTYEGVKVLETYDKEGFINKSLGLHGLGASIGRNLDGRFLVICLEHLRPYAGDFIANDPQRRLDLLKPRLPNGECPPGFLGFAVNMINIDSTHLFCLAANGYGLRETLFYSLFSRLQVYKTRTDMLQALPCISDGALSLDGGMIKATGVFCLGNQEDVQLRFPKPSMKSSLPENYIESERQIKELKWKKEKMVEDIRREQALLDNTKGNFDRKKAEFLKFLTESSSYAAQQQLSAKPERLTPR; this comes from the exons ATGTTTCACCCAAACAATATGCAG CTGGCTATTCGGATACCGTCATCGCCTGCCCAAGATTCTCCACAGAATATGCAAGTTGATCAAAGTGACAAGTCTTTAGTCGTGAGGAATGATATGCAAAATGGGAGCTACCCACATGCCGAATACATCTTCAACTACTCCAAG AAACTTGAAGAGGATCTACACATGTTTGGAATGAAAATAAAGCAGCACGAGGACAACATTAAATTTCTTAAGACTCAGAAGAATAAATTAGATGAATCCATCCTCGACTTGCAAG TTATTCTAGGCAAGTATCATTCTTCTGGCACACCTGTGGGGGAAAACGAGGTTCATTCCCATTCTCCAAATGATGAGGAAACAAGGGAACAGATTATGCAACAGGAGAAATCTGCTGCTAGCATTATATGTAAATTGAACGCACATCATGGTATTCAAGCTTACAACCTCATGTTGACAAAGGACGTATTGGGTATTGTTGCTCGACTTGGAAGAGTTGATGATGATAATCTTAGCAG ATTGCTCTCTGAGTACTTGGGAATGGAAACTATGCTGGCAATTGTCTGTAGAACATATGAGGGAGTGAAGGTGCTAGAAACATATGACAAGGAAGGTTTCATAAACAAAAGTCTTGGCCTTCATGGTCTTGGTGCTTCAATTGGAAGGAACTTGGATGGCCGGTTTCTCGTAATTTGTCTTGAACATTTGAG aCCATATGCTGGTGACTTTATTGCCAATGACCCACAAAGGAGACTTGACCTTCTAAAGCCAAGATTACCTAACGGAGAGTGTCCACCTGGCTTTCTTGGCTTTGCTGTTAACATGATCAATATTGATAGCACACACTTGTTTTGTCTCGCAGCCAATGGATATGGTCTCAGGGAAACCCTGTtctactctcttttttctcgTCTTCAAGTATATAAAACCAGAACAGACATGCTACAAGCTCTCCCTTGTATTAGCGATGGTGCACTTTCATTAGATGGAGGAATGATCAAGGCTACTGGTGTTTTTTGCTTGGGCAATCA GGAAGATGTTCAGTTGAGATTCCCAAAGCCCTCAATGAAATCAAGCCTACCTGAAAATTACATTGAATCCGAGAGGCAGATTAAAGAACTCAagtggaaaaaggaaaagatggTTGAAGATATAAGGAGAGAACAAGCATTACTGGACAATACTAAGGGCAATTTTGACAGGAAAAAGGCGGAGTTTCTAAAGTTTCTGACTGAGAGCTCATCATACGCAGCGCAG CAACAACTCTCAGCCAAGCCAGAGAGGTTGACACCACGATGA